A window of the Tunturibacter empetritectus genome harbors these coding sequences:
- a CDS encoding YidB family protein, with protein sequence MGIMDMIQSLAGQTGAAAGTDQAKVAGGFIEALTQHPEGIQGVLDAFKNNGMAEHVNNWGAGQATTATPEQVQQGLGGTGLIEATAAKAGVSPQIVQVALATVLPMVIQHFAPNGQAAPTSSMGSMAQSLLSKFV encoded by the coding sequence ATGGGAATTATGGATATGATCCAATCGCTCGCCGGTCAGACTGGAGCCGCAGCCGGCACCGATCAGGCTAAAGTTGCAGGTGGCTTCATTGAAGCTCTCACCCAGCACCCCGAAGGTATTCAGGGCGTTCTCGACGCCTTCAAGAACAACGGAATGGCCGAGCACGTCAACAACTGGGGCGCAGGTCAGGCCACCACAGCCACTCCCGAGCAGGTCCAGCAGGGCCTCGGCGGAACCGGCCTCATCGAGGCCACTGCAGCCAAAGCCGGCGTCTCGCCTCAGATCGTTCAGGTAGCCCTCGCCACCGTCCTGCCTATGGTCATTCAGCACTTCGCTCCCAACGGACAGGCCGCGCCGACTAGCTCTATGGGCAGCATGGCACAGAGTCTCCTCAGCAAATTCGTCTAA
- a CDS encoding LysM peptidoglycan-binding domain-containing protein, translating into MADLDALKQKYAGVIASLQKFAPYGATLDAVDLDGEKLHIKGSVPSRVILERVWDEIKKADPTYADLHHEITNTGGDTQAYTIKSGDTLGAISQLFYATASKYTQIAQANNISDPNKIQAGATLQLPVIT; encoded by the coding sequence ATGGCAGATCTAGACGCATTGAAACAGAAGTACGCCGGTGTCATTGCATCCCTGCAGAAGTTCGCCCCCTACGGAGCCACCCTCGATGCAGTCGACCTCGACGGCGAGAAGCTCCACATCAAAGGCAGCGTTCCCTCCCGCGTCATCCTCGAGCGCGTATGGGACGAGATCAAAAAGGCGGACCCCACCTACGCCGACCTCCACCACGAGATCACCAACACCGGCGGAGACACCCAGGCCTACACCATCAAATCCGGCGACACCCTCGGCGCCATCAGCCAGCTCTTCTACGCCACCGCCAGCAAATATACTCAGATCGCTCAGGCCAACAACATCTCCGACCCCAACAAAATCCAGGCCGGTGCCACCCTTCAGCTCCCCGTCATCACCTAG
- a CDS encoding bifunctional diguanylate cyclase/phosphodiesterase, protein MGIGSLNEAVEDRVSSLWRLTTVALVLVCLGYAALLLNIRSWDIGGATILWPSNGLLLGVLLCSRRRQWAAYLAVGFAVDLGLNLSLSFAPGISIYLAGCNMLEVGIAAALTYRTISPNPDLTQRRQLLRLLAYGVVLAPAIASVLAQLSISSLHALPRFIAARHWFVADALGIAVMTPLYLSFRERERFPGRSRLEVTGLLMLLLATTVGVFWQTRFPLLFLLLPVLLLLGARLRLAGSALGLLIVSIVGGYLTIRGRGPIALVHAGSPLTGDLLLQFFVAVSMLVLYVVEVVISERERLQVNLKASETLFRLLAEASNDVIVLSDLAGARRYVSPAVFTVLGWEPEELIGRTHHQIVHADDIVAVEAMMRACREGEPVEPLIYRCAGKDGRYVWMEASLRLYHDETTWEPIGFVNVVRDVTARKAAEEELNRAFRLVENLAMADGLTGVANRRRFEEKMDLEWRRAMRDGSLISVLMIDVDHFKPYNDLYGHVMGDSCLRQIAMAAQEVIHRSSDLFARYGGEEFVAVLPNTGSSGAQLVAEQIRRTVELLGLPHSGSPSGVVTVSIGCATKMLGHDSAATMLVDAADQALYQAKSAGRNRVEVAAASTIPG, encoded by the coding sequence ATGGGTATTGGTTCTCTCAATGAGGCCGTAGAGGATCGCGTCTCGTCTCTGTGGCGACTGACGACGGTCGCGCTGGTGCTTGTGTGCCTGGGCTATGCGGCGCTACTGTTGAATATTCGGAGCTGGGACATTGGCGGGGCGACGATCCTGTGGCCTTCGAACGGCCTGCTGCTGGGGGTGCTCCTATGTTCGAGGCGTCGACAGTGGGCGGCTTATCTGGCGGTAGGTTTCGCTGTCGACCTTGGACTCAATCTATCGCTGTCGTTTGCGCCTGGTATCTCTATCTATCTTGCCGGGTGCAACATGCTGGAGGTGGGCATCGCGGCGGCGCTGACGTATCGGACGATCTCACCCAATCCAGACCTTACCCAGCGGAGGCAGCTGTTGCGGCTGCTGGCGTATGGCGTTGTGCTCGCGCCGGCGATTGCTTCGGTGCTGGCACAGCTGAGCATCTCGAGCCTCCATGCGCTGCCGAGGTTTATCGCAGCCAGACACTGGTTTGTGGCGGATGCGCTGGGCATTGCGGTGATGACGCCGCTGTACCTGTCGTTCCGGGAGAGGGAGCGGTTTCCCGGCCGGTCGCGGCTGGAGGTTACTGGGCTCCTGATGCTTCTGCTCGCGACGACGGTGGGTGTCTTCTGGCAGACGCGGTTTCCGCTTCTGTTCCTGCTGCTGCCTGTGCTGCTACTGCTTGGCGCTCGCCTGCGCCTGGCAGGATCGGCGCTTGGGCTGTTGATCGTGTCGATAGTCGGCGGCTACCTGACGATTCGGGGACGGGGTCCGATCGCGCTGGTGCATGCGGGCTCGCCGCTGACTGGTGATCTGCTGCTGCAGTTCTTCGTTGCGGTCTCGATGCTGGTGCTTTATGTCGTTGAGGTAGTGATCTCCGAGCGTGAGAGGCTGCAGGTCAACCTGAAGGCCAGCGAGACGCTATTTCGTCTTTTGGCTGAGGCTTCAAACGATGTGATTGTTCTCTCGGACCTCGCTGGCGCGAGGCGGTACGTCTCTCCAGCTGTTTTTACCGTGCTGGGGTGGGAGCCGGAGGAGCTGATCGGCCGGACCCACCACCAGATTGTCCATGCTGACGATATTGTGGCGGTGGAGGCGATGATGCGGGCCTGTCGTGAGGGGGAGCCGGTCGAGCCGTTGATCTACCGGTGTGCGGGAAAGGATGGCAGGTATGTCTGGATGGAGGCGAGCCTGCGGCTCTATCACGACGAGACGACGTGGGAGCCTATCGGGTTCGTCAACGTGGTGCGGGATGTAACTGCTCGCAAGGCTGCCGAGGAGGAGCTGAACCGCGCCTTCCGGCTGGTGGAGAATCTTGCGATGGCTGACGGCTTGACTGGCGTCGCAAACCGGCGGCGGTTCGAGGAGAAGATGGACCTGGAGTGGCGCAGGGCTATGCGCGATGGCTCGCTGATTTCGGTGTTGATGATCGATGTCGATCACTTCAAACCTTACAACGACCTTTACGGGCATGTGATGGGCGACAGCTGCCTGCGCCAGATTGCCATGGCGGCGCAGGAGGTGATCCACCGGTCGTCGGACCTGTTCGCCCGGTATGGGGGCGAGGAGTTTGTGGCCGTGCTGCCGAACACCGGGAGCAGCGGCGCGCAGCTGGTCGCTGAACAGATTCGCCGGACTGTGGAGTTGCTTGGGCTGCCGCACTCGGGCAGTCCTAGCGGGGTGGTGACGGTGAGTATCGGCTGCGCGACGAAGATGCTGGGGCATGATTCGGCTGCGACGATGCTGGTGGATGCGGCCGACCAGGCGCTCTACCAAGCGAAGTCCGCGGGCAGAAACCGGGTTGAGGTGGCTGCGGCTTCGACGATCCCGGGCTAG
- a CDS encoding VWA domain-containing protein produces the protein MRSLLLALLLCATLPALAQAPADSQSYTLKTQSNVVLIPTTVQTKHGEMIYELKPEQFVVEDNGVPQAVRVDEDTDSLGLSLVVVVQCSRAAGYEYPKLSGLGSMIDGIAGDAPREVAIVTYGSAPLLLGKFSNNVDAMSRALSQLEPCDDPEASTLDAVAYATKLLEARQNQYRHAILLISETRDHGSTAKPAEVVAALGRTNTVVDSVAFGPGKTEVMSDLKYGGGSGPIGLLVMAVNALKKNAAHELAALSGGEYINFTTQRGFDEGLHQLSNHVHNYYLLSFQPHAEANGEPASGMHRIRVKIPDYPEARIRFRESYFAGELDAAAANTN, from the coding sequence ATGCGGTCTCTCCTCCTCGCCCTTCTGCTGTGCGCCACGCTTCCAGCCCTGGCTCAGGCGCCGGCGGACAGCCAGAGCTACACCCTCAAAACCCAATCCAACGTGGTTCTGATCCCAACCACCGTCCAGACCAAACACGGCGAGATGATCTACGAGCTCAAGCCGGAGCAGTTTGTCGTTGAAGACAATGGAGTTCCGCAGGCGGTGCGCGTCGATGAGGACACCGACTCCCTCGGCCTGTCGCTCGTCGTCGTCGTCCAATGCAGCCGCGCCGCTGGTTATGAGTACCCCAAGCTAAGCGGCCTGGGCTCGATGATCGATGGCATCGCCGGCGATGCCCCGCGCGAGGTCGCCATCGTCACGTACGGCTCCGCACCGCTGCTGCTCGGCAAATTCTCCAACAACGTCGACGCTATGAGCCGCGCACTCTCGCAGCTTGAACCCTGCGACGATCCCGAAGCCTCAACCCTCGACGCCGTCGCGTATGCGACGAAGCTGCTTGAAGCGCGCCAGAACCAATATCGTCACGCGATTCTGCTGATCAGCGAGACCCGTGACCACGGCAGCACAGCTAAGCCGGCCGAGGTAGTTGCTGCACTTGGGAGAACCAATACGGTCGTCGACTCTGTGGCGTTTGGGCCAGGAAAGACGGAGGTTATGAGTGATTTGAAGTATGGCGGCGGTAGCGGGCCGATCGGCCTTCTGGTGATGGCGGTGAACGCCCTGAAGAAGAATGCGGCGCATGAGCTGGCTGCGCTCTCGGGCGGCGAGTACATCAACTTCACCACGCAGCGAGGCTTCGACGAAGGCCTGCATCAGCTCTCCAATCACGTGCATAACTACTATCTGTTGAGCTTTCAGCCCCACGCCGAGGCGAACGGTGAGCCGGCATCGGGAATGCACAGGATACGGGTCAAGATTCCGGATTATCCTGAGGCGCGAATCCGCTTTCGCGAGAGCTACTTTGCCGGCGAGCTGGACGCCGCTGCGGCAAACACGAACTGA
- a CDS encoding prolyl oligopeptidase family serine peptidase yields MTTTPAIASPSPAMTSPATTSALTYPTARKVEQTDDYFGTSVSDPYRWMEDVDSAELKVWVDAENELTQSYLAEVPSREAMQKRLMELIDFERYTAPARRGERYFYSHNSGLQNQNVIYWHEGLEGEPKVLLDPNIFSADGTVAISGLSITDDGSLAAYSIADAGSDWVKWHVRDVTTGKDLPDIVEWSKFSGAAWLKDGSGFFYEGYDAPAAEALKAANYFHKVFFHKLGTPQSEDKLVFDRPDDKELNLGANVTDDGRYLVLYQSKGTSPNNEIAIKNLQQPESATLRLIETADATYAPINNDGSLFWLLTTLDAPNGKVISIDLNHPEREHWKTVIPESKNKLSDISIIDNTFIANYLADAQSLIELRSLDGQLIERLKLPAIGTAYGFGGLREDTETFYQFTNFTTPGTIYRLDMKTRQSTIYRQPKLLFDPALYETTQIFYTSKDGTRVPMFLSHKKGLMLDGSAPTLLYAYGGFNVPLMPEFSSAHVMWMEMGGVYAQPSLRGGGEYGEAWHEAGTRLKKQNVFDDFIAAAEWLIANRYTSAAKLAISGGSNGGLLVAACELQRPDLFGAVVAQVGVMDMLRFDKFTIGWAWKEEYGSPSENAEEFAAIYKYSPLHNIRPGVAYPATLITTGDHDDRVYPAHSFKYTAALQAAQGGTNPILIRVETRAGHGAGMPLSKRIEATVDQYAFLVRELNR; encoded by the coding sequence ATGACTACGACCCCTGCTATTGCTTCACCCTCCCCTGCGATGACCTCCCCTGCGACGACCTCAGCTCTCACGTATCCTACTGCCCGCAAGGTGGAGCAGACGGACGACTACTTTGGCACTTCGGTCAGCGATCCTTACCGATGGATGGAGGATGTCGACTCCGCCGAGTTGAAGGTCTGGGTGGATGCCGAGAATGAACTGACACAGAGCTATCTTGCGGAGGTCCCCTCTCGCGAGGCGATGCAGAAGCGGCTGATGGAACTGATCGACTTCGAGCGATACACCGCTCCCGCGCGGCGAGGCGAGCGATACTTCTACTCGCACAACAGCGGGTTGCAGAATCAGAACGTCATCTACTGGCACGAGGGGCTGGAGGGTGAGCCGAAGGTGCTGCTCGATCCGAATATCTTCTCGGCCGATGGCACGGTTGCGATCAGCGGCCTCAGCATCACCGACGATGGATCACTGGCAGCGTACTCGATCGCGGACGCAGGCAGCGATTGGGTGAAGTGGCATGTGCGCGATGTCACCACCGGCAAGGACCTGCCCGATATCGTCGAGTGGTCGAAGTTCAGCGGGGCCGCGTGGCTCAAGGACGGCAGCGGCTTCTTCTACGAGGGCTACGACGCGCCTGCGGCTGAGGCGCTGAAGGCTGCCAACTACTTTCACAAGGTGTTCTTTCACAAACTGGGTACACCGCAGAGCGAGGACAAGCTCGTCTTCGACCGTCCCGACGACAAGGAGTTGAATCTCGGGGCGAACGTGACTGATGACGGGAGATACCTGGTGCTCTATCAGAGCAAAGGCACAAGTCCGAACAACGAGATCGCCATCAAGAATCTTCAGCAGCCCGAGTCTGCGACTCTGCGGCTGATCGAAACTGCGGATGCCACCTACGCACCGATTAACAACGACGGCTCTCTCTTCTGGCTGCTCACAACGCTCGATGCTCCTAACGGTAAGGTCATCTCCATTGACCTGAATCATCCTGAGCGCGAACACTGGAAGACGGTAATTCCCGAGAGCAAAAACAAGCTGAGCGACATCTCGATCATCGACAATACGTTTATCGCGAACTATCTTGCCGATGCGCAGAGCCTGATCGAACTTCGCAGTCTTGATGGTCAGTTGATCGAACGGCTGAAGCTGCCCGCGATCGGCACCGCCTACGGCTTCGGCGGACTGCGCGAGGATACCGAGACCTTCTACCAGTTCACCAACTTTACGACGCCGGGCACGATCTACCGACTGGATATGAAGACGCGCCAGTCAACCATCTATCGACAGCCGAAGTTGTTGTTCGATCCGGCGCTCTATGAGACGACGCAGATCTTCTACACCAGCAAAGATGGCACGCGTGTGCCGATGTTTCTCAGCCACAAGAAGGGCCTTATGCTCGACGGCAGTGCGCCGACACTACTGTATGCGTATGGCGGCTTCAATGTGCCGTTGATGCCGGAGTTCTCTTCCGCGCATGTGATGTGGATGGAGATGGGCGGGGTCTACGCACAACCCAGCCTGCGAGGCGGCGGCGAGTATGGCGAGGCATGGCACGAGGCCGGAACGCGGCTGAAGAAGCAGAACGTCTTCGACGACTTCATCGCTGCGGCAGAGTGGCTAATCGCGAACAGGTACACCTCGGCGGCGAAGCTGGCCATCTCCGGCGGAAGCAACGGCGGTCTGCTGGTGGCGGCCTGTGAGCTGCAGCGGCCGGATCTCTTTGGCGCCGTAGTCGCACAGGTTGGTGTGATGGATATGTTGCGCTTCGATAAGTTCACCATCGGCTGGGCGTGGAAGGAGGAGTATGGATCTCCTTCAGAGAACGCGGAGGAGTTTGCCGCGATCTACAAGTACTCGCCGCTGCACAATATTCGGCCGGGCGTGGCCTATCCGGCGACGTTGATTACCACGGGCGACCACGACGACCGAGTCTATCCGGCGCACAGCTTCAAGTACACGGCAGCTCTGCAGGCGGCACAAGGCGGCACGAATCCGATCCTGATTCGGGTGGAGACGCGGGCGGGGCATGGGGCGGGGATGCCGCTGAGTAAGAGAATTGAAGCGACGGTAGATCAGTACGCTTTTCTGGTACGAGAGTTAAACCGGTAG
- a CDS encoding bifunctional helix-turn-helix transcriptional regulator/GNAT family N-acetyltransferase yields MVGTNLDEPNQVSAVREFNRFYTARLGLLRKRHLDGEFSLTEARILYEIGANPRQTASSLRNTLGLDAGYISRCLALLTRRRLVRQVSSKHDGRERLLTLSPSGARAVAKLNEQSELQIQQMLADINSPDREVLLDSLSKVRSIMSRPKESSLRIVRVSKCSDEVLQLLQEYYDAINVVVRDTLPSIQQIINGASSGVWLAFLEDKPVGCVLLRKMTTIPFAGECKRLYVQPAARGHRIADKLMDALEEFARSRGLRWIYLDSHDGLKTAIALYRRRGYVPCERYNDNPQATVFLRKNIS; encoded by the coding sequence ATGGTTGGCACCAACCTCGACGAACCGAATCAGGTCTCCGCAGTACGAGAGTTCAACCGCTTCTACACCGCGCGGCTGGGCTTGCTGAGAAAGCGGCATCTGGACGGGGAGTTTTCGCTGACGGAGGCGCGGATCCTCTATGAGATCGGAGCCAATCCCCGACAGACTGCGTCCTCATTACGCAACACGCTCGGCCTCGACGCCGGATACATCAGTCGATGCCTCGCTCTGCTCACACGGCGAAGGTTGGTGCGCCAGGTCTCCTCAAAGCACGACGGCCGCGAAAGGCTGCTTACCCTCTCGCCATCCGGAGCCAGAGCCGTAGCAAAGCTCAACGAACAGTCTGAGTTACAAATACAGCAAATGCTCGCAGACATTAATTCCCCCGACCGCGAGGTGCTGCTTGATTCGCTCTCGAAGGTTCGCTCCATCATGAGTCGGCCGAAAGAATCTTCCCTGCGCATCGTTCGCGTATCGAAGTGCAGCGACGAGGTGCTTCAACTTCTGCAGGAGTACTACGATGCGATCAACGTCGTGGTACGCGATACGCTCCCTTCGATCCAGCAGATCATCAACGGCGCCTCCTCCGGCGTGTGGCTCGCCTTCCTGGAAGACAAGCCAGTTGGCTGCGTCCTGCTGCGAAAGATGACCACCATTCCGTTTGCCGGCGAGTGCAAGCGGCTCTACGTGCAGCCGGCCGCCCGCGGGCATCGCATCGCAGACAAGCTTATGGATGCGCTGGAGGAGTTCGCCCGAAGCAGAGGATTGCGTTGGATCTACCTTGATAGCCACGACGGTCTGAAGACTGCAATTGCTCTCTATCGGAGACGCGGCTACGTCCCATGCGAACGCTACAACGACAACCCCCAGGCGACAGTCTTCCTTCGCAAAAACATCTCTTAA
- a CDS encoding phosphoribosylanthranilate isomerase — MWIKICANTNLEDAKLAAELGADALGFVFAPSPRRVTSAEVAKITPHLPSTVERVGVFHAVDAYEIARAAHEAGLTAVQLHSGVDFALLHRLHKLFAGQVSLIQTIHWQVDADAASAVIVASELRKIAADGLVDRVLIDSKVGAVLGGTGVSFDWDIARSIFDEAPPQLKLIVAGGLRAENVAEAIQGLNPWGVDVASGVEAVPGRKSPEKLAVFIRKARESKVDSI, encoded by the coding sequence ATGTGGATTAAGATCTGCGCCAACACTAACCTCGAAGATGCAAAACTAGCCGCCGAACTTGGCGCCGATGCGCTCGGCTTCGTCTTCGCCCCCAGCCCGCGCCGCGTCACCTCTGCCGAGGTCGCAAAGATTACGCCGCATCTTCCATCCACCGTCGAGCGCGTAGGCGTCTTCCACGCAGTCGATGCCTACGAGATCGCGCGCGCAGCCCATGAGGCCGGTCTCACCGCAGTGCAGCTCCACAGCGGCGTCGACTTCGCCCTTCTGCATCGCCTCCACAAGCTCTTCGCCGGGCAGGTCTCCCTCATCCAGACTATTCACTGGCAAGTCGATGCCGACGCCGCCAGCGCAGTGATCGTAGCCTCGGAGCTGCGCAAGATTGCAGCTGACGGCTTAGTAGATCGTGTTCTGATCGATTCGAAGGTAGGCGCAGTCCTCGGGGGCACTGGCGTCTCGTTTGACTGGGACATCGCGCGCAGCATCTTCGACGAAGCCCCGCCTCAGCTCAAGCTCATTGTGGCAGGTGGCCTCCGCGCCGAAAACGTAGCGGAGGCTATCCAGGGGCTCAATCCTTGGGGGGTCGATGTCGCAAGTGGTGTGGAGGCGGTGCCGGGCAGAAAAAGCCCGGAAAAACTAGCGGTATTTATTCGGAAGGCGCGTGAGTCGAAGGTCGATTCGATCTGA
- the trpC gene encoding indole-3-glycerol phosphate synthase TrpC: MPTQLDQILAHTLLQVRARKAVADFGLLESMAAAHIPRGFRAGLQAAAKNGPAIIAEIKKASPSKGLIRSNFYPATLAKTFESSGAAALSILTDEEFFQGSLAYLEQASSVVDIPCLRKDFILDPFQILEARAYGADAILLIVSAHSDEALSDLRDEASSRGLDVLCETHDREEMERAVALGFDLIGVNSRDLRTFSVRTEVLFELAASVPKDVVTVAESGIRTAEDIARLRAAGYDAFLIGETLMRQPNPAAALATLLDREYSSDI; this comes from the coding sequence ATGCCCACTCAGCTCGACCAGATTCTTGCGCACACGCTCCTACAGGTAAGAGCTCGCAAGGCGGTCGCGGACTTTGGGCTGCTTGAGAGCATGGCCGCCGCCCACATCCCCCGCGGCTTCCGTGCCGGCCTCCAGGCAGCTGCAAAAAATGGCCCCGCCATCATCGCCGAGATTAAAAAAGCCTCTCCCTCCAAGGGCCTCATCCGCAGCAACTTCTATCCTGCCACCCTCGCCAAGACCTTCGAGTCCTCCGGCGCCGCTGCCCTCTCCATCCTCACCGACGAGGAGTTCTTCCAGGGTTCGCTCGCCTACCTCGAACAGGCATCGAGCGTCGTCGACATTCCCTGCCTCCGCAAGGACTTCATCCTCGATCCCTTCCAGATCCTCGAAGCCCGCGCCTACGGAGCCGATGCGATCCTGCTCATCGTCTCCGCGCACAGCGACGAGGCGCTCAGCGATCTGCGCGACGAAGCCAGCTCCCGCGGCCTCGACGTCCTCTGCGAGACCCACGACCGTGAAGAGATGGAACGCGCCGTCGCTCTGGGCTTCGACCTCATCGGTGTCAACAGCCGCGATCTGCGCACCTTCTCCGTACGCACCGAAGTTCTCTTCGAGCTCGCCGCATCCGTACCGAAAGACGTCGTCACCGTAGCCGAGAGCGGCATCCGCACTGCGGAAGATATCGCCAGGCTGCGGGCCGCCGGATATGATGCCTTCCTCATCGGCGAGACTCTCATGCGGCAGCCCAACCCCGCAGCCGCGCTCGCTACCCTTCTGGATCGTGAGTACTCCTCCGACATCTAA
- a CDS encoding response regulator produces the protein MRRRILLVDDEVAVLLTLKAVLEISGFDVDTAASAREGISKLHTREYQMLITDMRMEHDVAGIEVIKAARLANYHPAVALLTAFPVAEEDWQEMGADQLLVKPMHTRILLQQIEDLIASHERKLATLGLTLTASNPAAAKAIGKKKAAVKKAVAKKAVIKKAVAKKVANRTSPAKKAATAKTPIRKKPVVKKAIVKKAIAKKATKASAKSKPARRRTKP, from the coding sequence ATGAGACGCCGTATTCTGTTGGTCGATGATGAAGTCGCTGTTCTGCTGACCCTGAAGGCTGTGCTGGAGATCAGCGGCTTCGATGTGGACACAGCCGCCTCCGCGCGCGAGGGCATCTCGAAGCTGCACACCCGCGAGTATCAGATGCTGATCACCGACATGCGCATGGAGCACGATGTTGCCGGTATCGAGGTGATCAAGGCCGCGCGGTTGGCCAACTACCATCCCGCGGTTGCGTTGTTGACAGCCTTCCCTGTCGCCGAAGAGGACTGGCAGGAGATGGGCGCTGATCAACTTCTGGTCAAGCCCATGCATACGCGGATACTCCTCCAGCAGATTGAAGACCTGATCGCCTCTCACGAGCGAAAGTTGGCCACTCTTGGCTTGACGTTAACCGCGTCGAACCCCGCTGCTGCTAAGGCGATTGGCAAAAAGAAAGCAGCCGTCAAGAAAGCGGTCGCCAAAAAAGCAGTTATCAAGAAAGCGGTTGCGAAGAAGGTTGCCAATAGAACGTCGCCGGCCAAGAAGGCTGCTACCGCGAAGACGCCAATCCGAAAGAAGCCCGTCGTCAAGAAAGCTATCGTCAAAAAAGCTATCGCGAAGAAGGCGACAAAGGCGTCCGCCAAGTCGAAGCCTGCACGTCGTCGAACGAAGCCCTGA
- the infC gene encoding translation initiation factor IF-3, protein MRTNERIRAREIRVIDENGEQLGVMAPFDALKMARERSLDLVEISPNAVPPVCKIQDYGKFLYEKDKSDRAARKKQKVIVIKEVKFSVTVDEHDYQTKKNQAVRFLGEGDKVKASLRFKGRQMAHRDLGYKIINRLILDIGDAGLVEFMPRMEGTTLHAILAPSKKVEAAPKKAASSATPASGSKAAEPVAPTPAQA, encoded by the coding sequence ATCCGCACCAACGAACGCATCCGCGCCCGCGAGATTCGCGTCATCGACGAAAATGGCGAACAGCTCGGCGTCATGGCTCCCTTCGACGCCCTCAAGATGGCCCGCGAGCGTTCGCTCGATCTGGTAGAGATCTCACCCAACGCCGTTCCCCCTGTCTGCAAGATTCAGGACTACGGAAAGTTCCTCTACGAGAAAGACAAGAGCGACCGCGCTGCCCGCAAGAAACAGAAGGTCATCGTCATCAAAGAGGTCAAGTTCTCCGTGACCGTGGACGAGCACGACTATCAGACCAAGAAGAACCAAGCTGTCCGTTTCCTGGGAGAGGGCGACAAGGTCAAGGCCTCACTGCGCTTCAAGGGCCGCCAGATGGCGCATCGCGACCTTGGCTATAAGATCATAAACCGCCTCATTTTGGATATCGGCGATGCCGGACTGGTGGAGTTCATGCCCCGCATGGAAGGCACCACGCTCCATGCCATTCTGGCTCCGTCCAAGAAGGTTGAGGCTGCCCCAAAGAAAGCTGCCTCCTCAGCCACTCCGGCTTCCGGCTCCAAGGCCGCCGAACCTGTAGCTCCAACGCCTGCTCAAGCCTAA